Proteins from one Arthrobacter sp. Soc17.1.1.1 genomic window:
- a CDS encoding globin — translation MPVERLVAAGQGFSQPQYTDNFYETVGGHATFVKLVDAFYDGVADDEVLRPMYPEQDLGPAKERLLLFLEQYWGGPKTYGEQRGHPRLRMRHMPFRVGPQARDHWLQHMRAAVDSLGLAPLHEATLWDYLDRAAHSMVNSAD, via the coding sequence CTGCCCGTCGAGCGGCTCGTCGCAGCGGGGCAGGGCTTCAGCCAGCCCCAGTACACGGACAACTTCTACGAGACGGTGGGCGGGCACGCGACGTTCGTGAAGCTCGTCGACGCCTTCTACGACGGCGTCGCCGACGACGAGGTGCTGCGCCCCATGTACCCGGAGCAGGACCTCGGACCGGCGAAGGAACGGCTCCTGCTGTTCCTCGAGCAGTACTGGGGCGGACCGAAGACCTACGGTGAGCAGCGCGGCCACCCGCGGCTGCGCATGCGGCACATGCCGTTCCGGGTGGGGCCCCAGGCGCGGGACCACTGGCTGCAGCACATGCGCGCGGCCGTGGACTCCCTGGGACTCGCTCCCCTGCACGAGGCGACCCTGTGGGACTACCTCGACCGGGCCGCGCACTCGATGGTCAACTCCGCCGACTAG